From Rhodococcus sp. B7740:
CTTCGTCGGCAATCTGAAGGGGCTCGAACAGGGTCACCCGGAAACACGAGTGGGAGGCAAGTACTTCAGGTGGTACGTCGCGTGGCTGACGTTCCCGCCCATGGCGTTGCTGTGGCTCGACCAACCGATCGGGCTCGTGCTCGCCTACGGCGTACTCGGCGCGGTGTTCATGCCGTTCCTGGCGGTGACACTGTTGATACTGCTCAACAGTGATCGCGTGCCGAAGCAGTGGCGCAACGGCTGGTTCACCAACCTGACGCTGGGTGTGTGCGCATTCCTGTTCGCGTGGCTCGCCGTCGACCAGGTCTTGGATGCTCTCGACAAGTACGTGTACTAGTCGGCCGCTTCCAGGCGTGAGCGCAGTGTCGACTCCGTGTGCTTGATCGCCTGACCCACAACGGGTTCCACAACAGCGCCGAGCACCTTGCCCGCGATTCCGCCGGGCAGGCTGTAGCGGAACACAACGTCCAGACGGGTTCCGCCGTCTGCCGTATCCGAGAACGACCACGTGGACGAGTTGGACAGGCCTTCGACCGACTCGAGCGTGAGCCTCTCGTTGTGGACCCATTCGGTGACGTGCACAACGGAGGTGAGGGCCTTCGGACCGATCTGCATCGTCGCGTCGTACGTGGCACCGAGTCCTGAAGTGACCTCGCTCGTCGGCTCGAAACGGGTGATGCCGAACATCCATTGCGGGACGTTCCTGAAGTCGTCCATGTAGGCGAACGCCGCCTCGCGACTGGTCGACGCAACGGCCGAACGATTGATTTCACGCACTAGTGCACCTTAGTACACGCTACGGCGTGTTACGCATACTTTGGCCGTCCGTTTCAGCGGCGTACGTACCCCACCTGCTTGTCCACCACGTTCACCAGAGCCGAACCACGGACATATCGATGGAGGTTGTCCTCGAACAGCGCCCACAGGCGCTCGGCGAAGTCGTCGGCGTCGCCCGCCAGATGCGCGGTCAGGATGACGTTGTCCATGTGCCACAGCGGACTCGTGTCCGGTAGCGGCTCGACCTCGAACACGTCGAGCACGGCCCACCCGATGCCTCCGTCAGCGAGGGCGTCGCACAGGGCTCGTTCGTCGACGACCGGTCCGCGGGCGATGTTGACCAGGCCTGCATCGGAACGCATGGCCGAGAGAACCTCCGCGTCGACCAGTGCTCGGGTGGCGTCGGTCAACGGTGTCGCCAGCACGATCACGTCGTACTCACCCGCATACGACCGCAATCGTCGAACGTCGCGGATTCGTCCGAACTCCGAGTC
This genomic window contains:
- a CDS encoding SRPBCC family protein, producing MREINRSAVASTSREAAFAYMDDFRNVPQWMFGITRFEPTSEVTSGLGATYDATMQIGPKALTSVVHVTEWVHNERLTLESVEGLSNSSTWSFSDTADGGTRLDVVFRYSLPGGIAGKVLGAVVEPVVGQAIKHTESTLRSRLEAAD